A part of Rhopalosiphum maidis isolate BTI-1 chromosome 3, ASM367621v3, whole genome shotgun sequence genomic DNA contains:
- the LOC113560153 gene encoding uncharacterized protein LOC113560153: MSLVPRNKTIVNRVQRKALLRGICSYRTVSYTATNILSGSPPADLLAEERKAMFSEKRSASRCQLSPRAATMRKWKARIAEAKTGGWSKRLISDVDLWCGKKGDLDFHTTQILSGHGCFRVYLHRIKKEESDMFHHCNMSPDSAEHTVVECPAWDEERLLLEHATGKLVTVDNLVAHHAGLPRELAGRQRLRQSGDDKNRR; this comes from the coding sequence ATGTCTTTGGTTCCCAGGAATAAGACTATTGTAAATAGAGTCCAACGTAAAGCGCTTCTAAGAGGCATATGCAGCTACCGGACGGTTTCATACACGGCTACAAACATTTTGTCCGGCAGTCCACCGGCCGACTTACTGGCCGAAGAAAGGAAAGCCATGTTTAGCGAGAAGAGGTCTGCCTCACGCTGCCAGCTCTCCCCCCGAGCAGCTACCATGAGGAAGTGGAAAGCGCGCATTGCCGAAGCAAAAACCGGTGGCTGGTCTAAGCGGCTAATATCGGACGTCGATTTGTGGTGCGGAAAAAAAGGCGACCTGGACTTCCATACAACCCAGATCCTTTCTGGACACGGTTGCTTCAGGGTCTATCTCCATAGAATCAAAAAAGAAGAATCAGACATGTTCCACCACTGCAATATGAGCCCAGATAGCGCGGAGCACACTGTAGTCGAGTGCCCGGCCTGGGATGAAGAACGGCTTCTACTAGAACATGCGACGGGCAAGTTGGTTACAGTGGACAACCTTGTGGCCCACCATGCTGGCCTCCCCCGCGAATTGGCAGGCCGTCAGAGACTTCGCCAGAGCGGTGATGACAAAAATAGAAGGTGA